The following coding sequences are from one Gossypium hirsutum isolate 1008001.06 chromosome A12, Gossypium_hirsutum_v2.1, whole genome shotgun sequence window:
- the LOC121211403 gene encoding uncharacterized protein: MTDLRAMFSRLSLYDDGSLLVELQVKPTWLDQIKDNQLGDKSLELRFRQVEAGTTTDFRIDSDGVLRFPDRICVHNDEDLRLSILREAHSSTSAMRPRGNKMYRDFRELYWWPGLKHEVTDFVAHYDGQSDRAIQILEDMLRGCVMEFRGRWEEYMPLAEFTCNNSYQSSIQMTPYEVLYGSKCCTPLYWTELGERRILGQELVSEIEDKLELPSELDCIHDVFHVSILRHYRSNPSHIVPVEKIDVRPDLTFEEEPVQILDRDVKILRRKSISLVKGLIKVQQISNRILNSEKTPFFVEGFGVVVVGLAVKTNQVCTSIA, translated from the exons ATGACCGACTTGAGGGCGATGTTCTCTCGACTGAGTCTTTATGACGATGGGAGTCTTCTAGTTGAGTTACAGGTTAAACCGACGTGGTTGGATCAGATTAAGGATAATCAGTTGGGAGATAAGTCTCTTGAGTTGCGATTCCGTCAGGTTGAGGCTGGAACAACCACTGATTTTAGGATTGACAGTGATGGGGTGTTGCGTTTCCCAGATAGGATCTGTGTACATAATGATGAGGATTTGAGGTTGTCAATTctgagggaggcgcatagtagcaCTTCTGCTATGCGTCCTAGGGGCAACAAAATGTATAGGGATTTTcgagagttgtactggtggccagggttgaaacaTGAAGTGACAGACTTTGTTGCTCATT ACGATGGTCAATCAGATAGGgcgattcagatactggaggatatgttgaggggttgtgtcATGGAATTCCGTGGTAGATGGGAGGAGTACATGCCCTTGGCAGAGTTCACTTgcaataacagctatcaatctAGTATTCAGATGACTCCATACGAGGTACTTTATGGTAGTAAGTGTTGcactcctttgtattggactgagttaggtgagCGACGTATTCTGGGTCAGGAGTTAGTATCAGAGATTGAGGATAAG TTAGAGCTTCCTTCAGAGTTGGATTGTATACATGACGTATTTCACGTGTCGATACTGAGACACTATCGTTCCAATCCTTCTCATATTGTGCCTGTAGAGAAGATTGATGTTAGACCAGATCTGACgtttgaggaggagccagttcagattttaGATCGTGACGTTAAGATTCTGCGTAGGAAATCTATTTCCTtggtgaag ggGTTAATCAAGGTTCAGCAAATCAGTAATCGAATTCTTAACAGCGAGAAAACACCGTTCTTCGTCGAAG GCTTTGGAGTGGTCGTGGTTGGATTAGCAGTGAAaacgaatcaggtgtgtacttCGATCGCGTAG